A genome region from Patescibacteria group bacterium includes the following:
- the rpe gene encoding ribulose-phosphate 3-epimerase → MSSPKISASLMCADLGNLETEVQKLTKAGVDYLHIDIMDGHFVPNFTFGPDLVKKIRGFSNLPLDIHLMIEHPEQYLDLWELKKGDILSFHIEANLHPQRVLAQIKTLGAKAAIALNPATPLSVIQYLLPELDLVLLMAVNPGFAGQKWIPAVLDKVRELKTIIQKQNLKTEIEVDGNIGKHNLGSLKRAGANIFVGGSSSVFASPAYAKNTRKMRKAR, encoded by the coding sequence ATGTCTTCTCCCAAAATTTCCGCCTCCTTGATGTGCGCCGATCTGGGCAATCTGGAGACGGAAGTTCAAAAACTTACAAAAGCCGGTGTGGACTATCTCCACATTGACATTATGGATGGGCATTTCGTCCCGAATTTTACTTTCGGTCCTGATTTAGTTAAAAAAATAAGAGGGTTTTCCAACCTACCCTTAGACATTCATCTGATGATTGAGCACCCCGAGCAATATCTTGACCTCTGGGAATTAAAAAAAGGAGATATTCTCTCTTTTCATATTGAAGCCAATCTGCACCCCCAACGCGTCTTGGCGCAAATTAAAACTCTCGGCGCGAAAGCGGCCATTGCTCTCAATCCCGCCACCCCTCTTTCCGTAATTCAATATCTTCTTCCCGAGCTGGATCTTGTCCTCCTGATGGCTGTGAACCCTGGCTTTGCGGGACAAAAGTGGATTCCCGCGGTTTTAGATAAAGTGAGGGAGCTGAAGACGATAATTCAAAAACAAAATTTAAAAACAGAAATTGAAGTAGACGGCAACATTGGCAAGCACAACCTAGGGTCATTGAAAAGGGCGGGTGCTAATATTTTCGTAGGAGGCAGTTCCAGTGTTTTCGCGAGCCCAGCCTATGCAAAAAATACCCGCAAGATGCGTAAAGCCCGTTAG
- a CDS encoding glycosyltransferase family 4 protein → MKIIFYRGEYPKKFNTETFQGDPVGGTEFAAGYLAKQLAHQHQVFFICQTPEEKEIDHIHWIPLSPQGANSEKEIRIAFQKIGQADILILVGGLSNVLFHHKPLVKRVVCWANGLSLKPNTVEHLLANRIDQIVCTTHYACQTVLHHTIKHFPPLFKMKYFLHPAYRQKIKNKFTFIYNGVNLNLFSEELYRRIAKKPYKILYVGVFNRQKNPDKILKVFYQIQKALPQAELHMCGSIEQYKKEDADKVTGYFDGDEFFAQIKKYIYNQEGRIRDHLYLRGALHPSLLAEEMMSAALVVVNPQIRNQESSCIGALEAQTAGTPVVGGGLSALEETIQDQTTGFVFRRQEELAPLIIRLLKNPANLKEAGKNGRKRALAGFGWETIAKEWEGLFRALLEGIQFIPHKH, encoded by the coding sequence ATGAAAATTATCTTTTACCGCGGAGAGTATCCCAAAAAATTCAATACAGAAACCTTCCAAGGAGACCCTGTGGGCGGAACGGAATTCGCCGCCGGATATCTTGCCAAACAACTCGCTCATCAACATCAAGTTTTTTTTATCTGCCAAACACCGGAAGAAAAAGAAATAGACCATATCCACTGGATTCCCCTCTCCCCCCAAGGCGCAAATTCGGAAAAGGAAATTAGGATTGCCTTCCAAAAGATAGGGCAAGCGGACATCCTTATTCTTGTGGGCGGCCTATCCAACGTCCTCTTCCACCACAAGCCCTTGGTTAAAAGAGTCGTCTGCTGGGCTAATGGCTTAAGCCTCAAACCAAACACCGTGGAACACCTTCTCGCCAACCGAATTGACCAGATAGTCTGCACCACCCATTACGCCTGCCAAACCGTGCTTCATCATACTATAAAACATTTTCCCCCCCTATTCAAAATGAAATATTTTCTCCACCCAGCCTACCGCCAAAAAATCAAAAATAAATTTACTTTCATTTATAATGGGGTGAATCTTAATCTATTTTCTGAAGAGCTTTATCGCCGCATCGCGAAAAAACCCTATAAAATCCTTTATGTCGGTGTTTTTAACCGGCAGAAAAATCCAGACAAAATTCTGAAAGTCTTTTACCAAATTCAGAAAGCTCTGCCCCAAGCAGAGTTGCATATGTGCGGCTCCATAGAGCAGTATAAAAAAGAAGACGCGGACAAAGTAACGGGTTATTTTGACGGCGATGAATTCTTTGCCCAAATCAAAAAATACATCTATAATCAGGAGGGAAGAATCCGCGACCATCTTTATCTCCGAGGCGCTCTTCACCCCTCCTTGCTCGCCGAAGAAATGATGTCCGCCGCTCTCGTGGTCGTGAATCCCCAAATACGAAATCAAGAATCATCTTGCATTGGCGCGCTAGAAGCTCAAACAGCAGGGACACCAGTGGTGGGTGGCGGCCTTTCCGCTCTAGAAGAAACCATTCAGGATCAAACAACTGGTTTTGTTTTCCGCCGTCAGGAAGAACTTGCCCCCCTTATTATCCGCCTCCTAAAAAACCCCGCTAATCTCAAAGAGGCAGGCAAAAATGGGAGAAAACGCGCTCTCGCTGGATTTGGTTGGGAGACGATTGCGAAGGAATGGGAAGGGCTGTTTAGAGCACTACTTGAAGGCATTCAATTTATTCCCCATAAACACTGA
- a CDS encoding DUF5668 domain-containing protein, whose protein sequence is MIFGVILVAIGIIFLLQNLDIITGNAWKIIWPIVVILIGIGFIFNRRRRLADQNQPNRRRFFQERPGHFEQESGKRNKEE, encoded by the coding sequence ATGATTTTTGGCGTCATTTTGGTGGCAATAGGAATAATTTTTCTATTGCAAAACCTAGACATTATTACGGGTAATGCGTGGAAGATTATTTGGCCGATAGTGGTGATTTTGATTGGGATTGGGTTTATCTTTAATCGGCGGAGGCGTCTCGCAGATCAGAATCAGCCTAACCGCCGCAGGTTTTTCCAAGAGAGGCCTGGCCATTTCGAGCAAGAAAGTGGAAAGCGGAATAAGGAGGAATAA